Proteins from a single region of Belliella baltica DSM 15883:
- a CDS encoding histidine kinase dimerization/phosphoacceptor domain -containing protein: MKNKFTFSLFIFLLSPLISFPQKSQWLTDSLGYYQKKYQESFKLQDIEKIKDITFIIESKGIDSLDPEFFKFFNQAIENPETKQFPGVLATLYKGIGTLEFYRGEINVAKEAFRNAKTYYLKDSAFRSAAGMAMNLGVMQERSGQYDSAIMNYYETIPIFESLADAKSLSNVYENIGLVYYQQSQFDTTIFYYNKTDSLLRSYLDSMDLRWVGFYMNKNSVLSKINRQDEGLELLLKAFRIAESNKNDYYISRLSSNMSDIYELKGETDKQYQALLRSKNFFQDRANQYEIAMLDYKFGKYHYHNTSMDSAEYFSQKALQYFKSKDLGEETGMVLNQMGNIAFTQEDYKKAVDYYEQTAKYIKNENTESYAGFLFNIGYALNKEKAYSKALEYINKSLEIRKNLKNLTDLRDAYQGLAETYQGMGDFKRAYDNLALFHNYSDSVFNEVKNQQLAELETKYETEKKDQAIAVLENERELQELRGQKQQAQIYLSIAGLIIFLAMAGLFFVQAKTRKNLNKTLSAKNKEIAKQNDERELLLKEIHHRVKNNLQIISSLLSMQTRGLADDKVKDAMKESQSRVKTMALIHEKLYQYENLSKINMQEYMLQLSDFLTQTYRSEKQIEVHIEAEEINLDMDMAVPVGLITNELLSNSLKYAFEHLEVGDIYIKFSQTEPGAYRLLVEDSGKGLDENLDIDKTRSLGLKLVRTLTRQINGKLKITSNPGASFEIHFQEEVLAA, from the coding sequence ATGAAAAATAAATTTACCTTTTCACTTTTCATCTTCTTATTAAGCCCACTTATTTCATTTCCCCAAAAATCTCAATGGCTTACAGATTCATTAGGTTATTATCAAAAGAAGTATCAAGAATCATTCAAGTTGCAAGACATTGAAAAGATAAAAGACATTACATTCATTATAGAGAGCAAGGGAATAGATAGCCTTGACCCCGAATTCTTTAAGTTTTTTAATCAAGCAATTGAAAACCCAGAAACAAAACAGTTTCCTGGTGTTTTAGCGACACTTTATAAAGGAATTGGAACATTAGAGTTTTATAGAGGTGAAATCAATGTAGCTAAAGAGGCCTTTAGAAATGCAAAAACCTATTATCTAAAAGACAGCGCTTTTCGTAGCGCTGCTGGCATGGCTATGAATTTGGGAGTAATGCAAGAGCGTTCAGGACAATATGATTCTGCGATCATGAATTACTATGAAACTATCCCGATTTTTGAATCACTGGCTGATGCCAAGTCACTTAGTAATGTTTACGAAAACATAGGATTAGTTTACTATCAGCAGTCGCAATTTGATACGACCATATTTTATTACAATAAAACTGATTCTTTACTAAGAAGTTATCTAGATTCCATGGATTTACGTTGGGTGGGTTTTTACATGAATAAAAATTCGGTGCTCAGCAAAATAAATAGACAAGATGAAGGCTTAGAATTGCTTTTAAAGGCATTTCGAATTGCAGAAAGTAATAAAAACGACTATTATATCAGTAGATTGAGTTCAAACATGTCAGATATTTATGAACTGAAAGGAGAGACTGATAAGCAATATCAAGCTTTATTGAGAAGTAAAAACTTCTTTCAAGATAGAGCTAATCAATATGAAATTGCGATGCTTGATTATAAATTCGGTAAGTATCATTATCATAATACAAGTATGGACTCAGCTGAATACTTTTCTCAAAAAGCGCTTCAATATTTTAAATCAAAGGACTTAGGGGAGGAGACAGGAATGGTTCTAAATCAAATGGGGAACATCGCTTTTACTCAAGAAGATTACAAAAAGGCAGTCGATTATTACGAACAAACCGCAAAGTATATCAAAAATGAAAATACGGAATCTTATGCAGGTTTTCTATTCAATATTGGATATGCATTAAACAAAGAAAAAGCCTACTCAAAAGCTTTAGAGTATATCAATAAATCACTAGAAATAAGAAAAAATCTAAAGAATCTCACAGACTTAAGGGATGCTTATCAAGGACTTGCTGAAACTTACCAAGGTATGGGGGATTTTAAGCGAGCCTACGACAATCTCGCCCTTTTTCATAATTACAGCGACTCCGTTTTCAATGAAGTGAAAAATCAACAGTTAGCAGAATTAGAGACTAAATACGAGACAGAGAAGAAAGATCAAGCAATAGCTGTCCTCGAAAATGAAAGGGAACTACAAGAATTAAGAGGGCAAAAACAGCAAGCCCAAATTTACCTGAGTATTGCAGGGCTAATAATATTCTTAGCAATGGCAGGATTGTTTTTCGTCCAAGCTAAAACAAGGAAGAATCTCAATAAAACGCTTTCAGCTAAAAATAAAGAAATAGCCAAACAAAATGATGAAAGAGAACTTTTGTTGAAAGAGATTCACCATCGAGTGAAAAATAATCTTCAAATCATTTCTAGTCTTCTAAGCATGCAGACTCGAGGTCTAGCAGATGACAAAGTCAAAGATGCCATGAAGGAAAGTCAAAGTAGAGTAAAAACAATGGCTTTAATTCATGAAAAACTCTATCAATATGAAAATTTATCTAAAATCAACATGCAGGAATACATGCTGCAACTAAGTGATTTTCTCACCCAAACATATAGATCGGAAAAACAAATTGAAGTACATATTGAGGCAGAAGAAATCAATTTAGATATGGATATGGCTGTACCTGTAGGTTTGATTACAAATGAATTACTATCCAACTCTCTAAAATATGCCTTCGAACATCTTGAAGTTGGTGATATTTATATCAAGTTCAGCCAGACCGAACCAGGTGCTTATAGGCTTTTGGTGGAAGATTCTGGAAAAGGTCTTGATGAAAACCTTGATATAGATAAAACCAGATCTCTTGGACTGAAACTTGTACGTACCTTGACGAGACAGATTAATGGGAAATTGAAAATCACCTCCAACCCAGGAGCTTCTTTTGAAATCCATTTCCAAGAGGAAGTATTAGCAGCCTAA
- the upp gene encoding uracil phosphoribosyltransferase has translation MFILSENNSIANNFLSEIRDVSIHQDRLRFRKNLERLGEIMAYEISKTLEFEESEIRTPLQNTKVNTIQNHPILISILRAALPFYQGFSNFFDHASSGFIGAYRAKETSSLHEVNIDLDYLATPALDGKELILIDPMLATGKSFIKSVEALLQNGTPKMIHLASIIAAPEGINYIKESMSIPFKIWTCALDEKLNSKSYIIPGLGDAGDLAFGEKL, from the coding sequence ATGTTTATCTTAAGTGAAAATAATAGTATAGCAAACAACTTTCTATCAGAAATCAGAGACGTATCAATCCATCAAGACCGGCTAAGATTTAGAAAAAATTTAGAACGACTTGGTGAGATTATGGCCTACGAGATTTCGAAAACCTTAGAGTTTGAAGAATCAGAAATCCGAACTCCCTTACAAAATACAAAGGTCAATACAATACAGAATCACCCAATTTTAATCAGTATATTGAGAGCTGCATTGCCTTTTTATCAAGGTTTCTCCAATTTTTTTGACCATGCTTCTTCAGGGTTTATCGGTGCTTATAGAGCGAAAGAAACTTCAAGTCTTCATGAAGTAAATATTGATCTTGATTATCTCGCAACTCCTGCATTGGATGGAAAAGAACTTATCCTAATAGATCCGATGTTGGCAACCGGGAAATCTTTCATTAAAAGTGTTGAGGCATTATTACAAAATGGAACACCAAAAATGATCCATCTAGCTTCCATAATTGCCGCACCAGAAGGTATAAATTATATCAAAGAATCAATGTCAATACCTTTCAAGATATGGACTTGTGCTTTAGATGAAAAACTTAACTCAAAATCTTACATTATCCCAGGTCTCGGAGACGCAGGTGATTTAGCATTCGGAGAAAAACTTTAA
- a CDS encoding OmpA family protein encodes MKKLLLSTLMAGALALGANAQNDYNKWSLEVNGGFNKPMAPLSAGYLSPSLNIGHADLGVRYMFNDKFGTKLDYGFGSFSESNGNSPSFSTNYWRLNLQGVANLGRIMNWETFSRRVNLLGHFGAGIGQVNPQENANADFNDNVYNFIAGFTGQVKLSERVALNADISTIINGRQTTTFDGANNINPGTMPNSSTNNGYYGANAVWWTGTLGLSFYLGSKDTHADWYVAADKYATKEELASQIGEIKDMLKDSDGDGVPDYLDKEPNTPAGARVDSHGRTLDSDGDGIPDHLDKCPFAPGPASNDGCPVEEVKEVDYFKKAINEGYVNVYFAFDSAKPLGYSASSVNYVANFLKRNPGVNVEIKGYADELGPEDYNVKLSERRAKNVHDLLVAAGIEASRLSYKGYGEDTSVDKQSADARQLARRTSFEVK; translated from the coding sequence ATGAAAAAATTACTACTATCTACATTAATGGCTGGTGCCTTAGCTTTAGGAGCTAACGCCCAGAACGACTACAACAAGTGGTCACTTGAAGTAAATGGAGGATTCAACAAACCAATGGCACCATTGTCAGCTGGTTATTTGTCTCCATCATTGAATATTGGACATGCGGACCTAGGTGTTCGATATATGTTCAATGACAAGTTCGGTACGAAACTAGATTATGGTTTCGGTTCATTTAGTGAGTCAAATGGAAATAGCCCATCTTTCTCTACCAATTACTGGAGATTGAATCTTCAGGGTGTTGCCAACTTAGGCAGAATCATGAATTGGGAAACATTCTCTAGAAGAGTGAACCTATTAGGTCACTTCGGAGCAGGTATTGGTCAAGTGAATCCACAAGAAAATGCCAATGCTGACTTCAATGATAATGTTTACAATTTCATTGCTGGTTTTACTGGACAAGTGAAACTTTCTGAAAGAGTTGCATTAAATGCTGATATCAGTACTATCATCAATGGTAGACAAACTACAACATTTGATGGGGCTAACAATATCAACCCTGGAACAATGCCAAATTCCTCCACAAACAATGGTTACTACGGTGCCAATGCTGTATGGTGGACTGGTACACTAGGATTAAGCTTTTACTTAGGCAGCAAAGACACACATGCTGATTGGTATGTAGCTGCTGACAAGTATGCCACTAAAGAAGAATTGGCTTCTCAGATCGGTGAGATCAAAGATATGCTTAAGGATTCTGATGGTGACGGTGTACCTGATTATCTTGACAAAGAGCCAAATACTCCAGCAGGTGCTAGAGTTGATTCTCATGGTAGAACTTTAGATTCTGACGGTGATGGTATTCCTGATCATTTGGACAAGTGTCCATTCGCTCCAGGTCCAGCATCTAACGATGGTTGTCCAGTTGAAGAAGTTAAAGAAGTAGATTACTTCAAGAAAGCAATTAATGAAGGTTATGTGAACGTTTACTTTGCATTTGACAGTGCTAAACCACTTGGTTACTCTGCATCTTCTGTAAATTATGTTGCAAACTTCTTGAAGAGAAATCCTGGAGTTAACGTAGAAATCAAAGGATATGCTGATGAGTTAGGTCCTGAAGATTACAATGTTAAGTTATCAGAAAGAAGAGCTAAAAATGTTCATGACTTATTGGTAGCAGCTGGTATTGAAGCTTCTAGATTATCTTACAAAGGATATGGTGAAGATACTAGTGTAGATAAGCAATCTGCTGACGCTAGACAATTAGCTAGAAGAACAAGCTTCGAAGTTAAATAA
- a CDS encoding helix-turn-helix domain-containing protein, which translates to MILDNQTVGKNISLFRKLRQKKAFEVAFHLGLKEAAYTKYERGETKITIDFIQNISEFLKVDPLHLLVSNPEQLLENLYQSSSNSSFKLDLSKIEDHNKTLNQILQSILTLNESIKEILIANK; encoded by the coding sequence ATGATCCTGGACAATCAAACAGTAGGAAAAAATATCTCTCTCTTCCGTAAATTGAGACAGAAAAAAGCCTTTGAAGTAGCCTTTCATTTAGGTTTAAAGGAAGCGGCATATACCAAATATGAAAGAGGGGAGACAAAAATCACCATTGACTTCATCCAAAATATCTCTGAGTTTCTAAAAGTAGATCCACTTCACTTGCTAGTATCTAACCCTGAACAACTTCTCGAAAACCTATATCAAAGCTCCTCAAATTCCAGTTTCAAGTTAGATTTAAGTAAAATTGAAGACCACAATAAAACCCTGAATCAAATACTACAATCCATTCTAACCCTAAATGAATCCATCAAAGAAATTTTAATAGCTAACAAATAA
- a CDS encoding LytR/AlgR family response regulator transcription factor, whose translation MNKLKILIVEDELVIAEDLKDILEDLGYEVCGIAISAREALAMIDEFAPDLALLDIQIKGGKDGIELAAEINENFHLPFIIVSSYSDRQTLNRAKEVHPLGYLVKPYNEKDILAAIEMAMANYAKEQSKKNEDKSEEFVLKDSLFIRTNGMLVKLKLSDIIYFEADANYTQVYTKDKKFVIRSILKELEAKLDPNRFARVHKSYLINLEEIQGIQAEAVHIAGKEIPISRNQYSWLLHQIKLL comes from the coding sequence TTGAATAAATTGAAAATTCTTATCGTTGAAGATGAACTTGTTATTGCTGAAGATCTGAAAGATATTTTAGAAGATCTTGGATATGAGGTTTGTGGTATTGCAATCAGCGCGAGAGAAGCATTGGCTATGATAGACGAGTTTGCACCCGACTTGGCACTTTTAGACATTCAAATAAAAGGAGGTAAGGATGGAATAGAACTAGCAGCAGAAATCAATGAAAACTTCCACCTTCCATTCATAATCGTATCATCTTATTCGGATAGACAGACTCTCAACAGAGCAAAAGAAGTCCATCCTTTAGGATATTTAGTAAAACCATATAATGAAAAGGACATCTTAGCCGCTATTGAAATGGCAATGGCAAACTATGCCAAAGAGCAATCAAAGAAAAATGAAGATAAATCAGAAGAGTTTGTGCTCAAAGACAGCCTTTTTATAAGAACAAACGGGATGTTAGTCAAACTTAAACTCTCCGATATTATTTATTTTGAGGCAGATGCTAACTATACCCAAGTTTATACCAAAGACAAGAAATTTGTAATTCGCTCTATCTTAAAGGAATTGGAAGCTAAATTAGATCCAAATAGGTTTGCTAGAGTACACAAATCGTATTTGATCAACCTTGAAGAAATTCAAGGAATCCAAGCTGAAGCTGTTCATATAGCAGGAAAGGAAATCCCAATTAGTAGAAACCAATACAGTTGGCTACTACATCAAATCAAATTGCTCTAA
- a CDS encoding helix-turn-helix domain-containing protein: MKYTLLKKLREEFKYDIDLVAAKADLTDSEYLEIENGIRKLDILQAAKLGDLYEINPSHLLELAESINYNIGSYSRTIYAENYIESKEDKI; encoded by the coding sequence ATGAAATATACACTTTTAAAAAAATTACGTGAAGAGTTTAAGTATGATATTGACTTGGTGGCTGCCAAAGCAGACCTTACTGATTCAGAATATTTGGAGATAGAAAATGGTATCAGGAAATTAGATATTTTACAGGCTGCAAAGCTCGGTGATCTATATGAAATCAATCCAAGTCATTTATTAGAACTTGCTGAAAGCATAAACTATAATATTGGAAGCTACAGTAGAACGATCTATGCGGAAAATTATATTGAATCAAAAGAAGATAAAATTTAA
- a CDS encoding energy transducer TonB, whose amino-acid sequence MKKTLSIFAFTFLIILTVAAQETRLIANNSNNEKKEVLLREMELPEFIGGQEAMATFIQQQIIYPDLAFRQGVEGVVLVNFRISEKGEILKPYIAQSVHPDLDNEALRLIKEMPKWSPALQNGVPKEVAYQLPIRFELNN is encoded by the coding sequence ATGAAAAAGACACTTTCAATCTTCGCATTTACGTTTTTGATTATTCTTACAGTAGCAGCTCAAGAAACTAGGCTGATAGCGAATAATTCAAATAATGAAAAAAAAGAAGTTCTACTTAGAGAAATGGAACTCCCTGAGTTCATAGGAGGTCAAGAAGCAATGGCAACTTTTATTCAACAACAAATCATCTATCCTGATTTGGCATTCAGACAAGGAGTTGAAGGAGTTGTCTTGGTTAATTTTAGAATATCAGAAAAAGGTGAAATTTTAAAACCCTATATCGCCCAAAGTGTCCATCCTGATTTGGATAATGAAGCCTTGAGACTGATCAAAGAAATGCCAAAATGGTCCCCTGCTCTGCAGAATGGGGTGCCAAAAGAAGTGGCTTATCAGCTTCCAATTCGATTTGAGCTAAATAATTAA
- a CDS encoding M20/M25/M40 family metallo-hydrolase yields MKLLKDLLEIQSVSGNESSMQKFLLNLILQRMNTWKVLPKVYHGENFHDCILLKFGNPRTAVFAHIDTIGFMTRYENQLICVGGPELEDNILLCGEDSLGPILCKLKNIDGELFHDFPRAIDRGTYLSFAQNVRIDDKFIQAAYLDNRLGVYNALKLCEDLVDGWVVFSTYEEHGGGSMPYLLKFIMEDAPVKQALVSDITWVTEGVGHGKGVAISIRDKYIPRRSFVNKIIALAEQSGVTFQLEVEDAGGSDGREIQFSPYPIDWIFIGAPEDHVHTPNEKVALFDLECMIEMYRYLLPHL; encoded by the coding sequence ATGAAACTTTTAAAAGATTTATTAGAAATACAAAGTGTCTCAGGTAACGAATCTTCTATGCAGAAGTTTCTTTTAAACCTCATCTTACAACGCATGAATACCTGGAAGGTTTTGCCAAAAGTATATCATGGAGAAAATTTTCATGATTGTATATTACTCAAATTTGGTAATCCCCGTACTGCCGTGTTTGCGCATATTGATACAATAGGTTTTATGACTAGGTATGAAAACCAACTGATTTGTGTTGGTGGGCCTGAACTTGAAGACAATATATTATTATGTGGGGAGGATTCTCTTGGCCCTATACTTTGTAAATTAAAAAATATAGATGGTGAATTATTTCATGATTTTCCTAGAGCTATTGACCGAGGTACTTATTTGTCATTCGCCCAGAATGTTAGGATTGACGACAAATTTATTCAAGCTGCGTACCTTGATAATCGACTTGGAGTATATAATGCCTTAAAATTATGTGAAGACTTAGTAGATGGTTGGGTTGTATTTTCAACTTATGAAGAACATGGTGGAGGGAGTATGCCATATTTGCTAAAATTTATAATGGAAGATGCACCTGTCAAACAAGCGCTAGTTTCAGATATCACTTGGGTCACTGAAGGAGTAGGGCATGGGAAGGGAGTTGCAATCTCCATAAGGGATAAATATATTCCCAGAAGAAGTTTTGTAAACAAAATTATTGCCTTGGCAGAGCAAAGTGGTGTTACTTTCCAACTTGAGGTTGAGGATGCAGGTGGGAGTGATGGAAGAGAAATTCAATTTTCGCCTTATCCAATAGATTGGATTTTTATTGGTGCTCCTGAAGATCATGTGCATACACCGAATGAAAAAGTAGCGCTTTTTGATTTGGAATGTATGATCGAAATGTACAGATACTTATTGCCACACTTATAA
- a CDS encoding calcium/sodium antiporter: MVYLILIIGLGILLLGGKLLVDGASSIAAKLGLSAGLIGLTVVAFGTSAPELLVSVNAALKGTSDIAVGNVVGSNIANISLVLGISAILFPIVLHINVLKLDYLFTLISSSLFFILSYNNVISRVEGLIFVILLVLVNLYIFKKLKGTEPELTEEEAESLKKESTWKAAGLIVLGVAGLYFGSDMFVDSAVEISRVFGVSERIIGVTVIAIGTSLPELTTSVIAAINKKTDIAIGNILGSNIMNVLGIIGITALVQPIAVTEQFLSQDFIWMLAITVILFPILRLRLNVSRWEGGLLVLLYAIYLYSIL; this comes from the coding sequence ATGGTTTATTTAATATTAATTATAGGTCTAGGAATACTTCTTCTTGGGGGGAAATTACTTGTCGATGGTGCATCATCAATCGCAGCTAAGTTGGGATTAAGTGCAGGACTAATTGGTTTGACAGTAGTAGCTTTTGGTACATCTGCGCCAGAACTCTTAGTAAGTGTCAATGCCGCTTTGAAAGGCACAAGTGACATAGCTGTAGGGAATGTAGTGGGTTCGAATATTGCTAACATCTCTTTAGTTCTGGGGATAAGTGCTATCTTATTCCCAATAGTTTTGCATATCAATGTATTGAAGTTAGATTATTTATTTACTTTAATATCTTCATCCTTATTTTTTATCCTCTCCTACAACAATGTCATTTCTAGGGTAGAGGGCTTGATATTTGTGATTTTATTGGTATTGGTAAACTTGTATATTTTCAAAAAACTAAAAGGCACAGAGCCTGAACTTACAGAAGAAGAGGCCGAATCATTAAAAAAGGAATCTACCTGGAAAGCTGCAGGTTTAATTGTGTTGGGGGTTGCTGGACTATATTTTGGTTCTGATATGTTTGTAGATAGCGCGGTGGAAATTTCAAGGGTATTTGGTGTAAGTGAGCGGATTATAGGAGTTACCGTCATTGCAATAGGCACGAGTCTTCCTGAGTTGACAACATCAGTCATTGCTGCGATCAATAAGAAAACAGATATAGCGATTGGAAACATATTAGGAAGTAATATTATGAATGTGTTGGGGATTATTGGAATTACAGCACTAGTTCAACCTATCGCAGTAACTGAACAGTTTTTAAGCCAAGATTTTATTTGGATGCTGGCTATTACAGTAATTTTGTTCCCTATTTTAAGATTAAGGTTAAATGTTTCCCGTTGGGAAGGTGGTTTATTGGTTTTATTGTATGCTATTTACCTTTATTCCATTTTATGA
- a CDS encoding helix-turn-helix domain-containing protein produces the protein MVKAQKIIRILRESRDFSQEYVANVLDINQKTYSNLESGKTKLTLERIQQLAEFYHVKPDYFLSEDLPIINYNTGEYSRSIISTNKYHEGKNDNSEFYERIIKEKDIQIGNLIKELESLKKDKEELFLIIKNMNRIDKPIQ, from the coding sequence ATGGTCAAAGCACAGAAAATTATTCGAATATTAAGAGAGTCAAGAGACTTCTCTCAAGAATATGTGGCCAATGTTTTGGATATTAATCAGAAAACATATTCTAATTTAGAGTCAGGAAAAACTAAGTTGACCTTAGAGAGAATACAACAATTAGCAGAGTTTTACCATGTCAAACCTGATTACTTTTTATCAGAAGATTTACCAATAATAAATTATAATACAGGTGAATACAGTAGGTCCATTATATCGACAAATAAATACCACGAAGGCAAAAATGATAATTCTGAATTTTACGAAAGAATAATTAAGGAGAAAGATATCCAAATTGGTAATTTAATTAAAGAATTAGAATCTTTAAAAAAAGACAAAGAAGAGCTATTTTTGATAATTAAAAATATGAATAGAATTGATAAACCAATACAATGA
- the hpt gene encoding hypoxanthine phosphoribosyltransferase, translating to MIKIKDKEFVPFISAEEIDIRLKALGAQISKDFKNDNPIIIGVLNGAFMFLSDLAKYLDIPTEISFMKVASYVGTDSKGEVTDLIGLESDLLNRRVIVVEDIIDTGLSMTHLLKTINTKNPKSVSVATLLYKPDALRYNVEVDYIGFEIENKFVVGYGLDYDGQGRNIPSIYQLK from the coding sequence ATGATAAAAATAAAGGATAAAGAGTTTGTCCCTTTTATAAGTGCTGAAGAAATCGATATTCGATTGAAAGCTCTTGGTGCACAAATTTCTAAGGACTTTAAAAATGACAATCCCATTATTATAGGTGTATTGAATGGTGCATTTATGTTTTTATCTGATTTGGCTAAATATTTAGATATTCCCACTGAAATTTCTTTTATGAAAGTGGCCTCTTATGTTGGTACTGATTCCAAAGGGGAGGTGACTGATTTGATTGGGCTTGAATCAGACCTTCTGAATAGAAGAGTGATTGTTGTGGAAGATATCATTGACACAGGATTGAGTATGACTCATCTGCTCAAAACAATAAATACAAAAAACCCAAAAAGTGTATCTGTCGCGACATTGTTATACAAACCAGATGCATTAAGATACAATGTAGAGGTGGACTATATTGGTTTCGAAATAGAAAATAAATTTGTTGTTGGTTATGGCCTAGATTATGATGGTCAGGGAAGAAATATACCCTCAATTTACCAATTGAAATAA